The sequence TGGATAAGGAGCGTTTTTATCATTCTTTAATTCGTCGTACTTCTTTTGATCAAAGACAACATAAGGATGACGTTGAGCTAAAGGAACTCTCCAATTGCCGTGATCTTGGATGTGTCCGTGACGGTGGATTTCATTTTCATCGAAGTAACGAGTTCCATCATCACCGACAACAATCAAACTGCCTTGGTGGAATGCAGGCCAGTCGAATGGCAAGAATTGTGAACGTTGACCTTTAGCTGGCTTAGGAGTTAGTCCATGGAAAATGCCATAAGATTCATAATTGTTCATGTTATAAAGTTTAGCACCGACTTCACTAGCCATTGTGACACCGATACCTTTGTTATAAAGGGAACCGATAGGATTTAGACTAGTTTCGCCGAGGTAATTTTCGACCATTTCAGGATTGTTTTCAAAACCACCGGTAGCCATGACGACACCATTGTTGGCTTTGACATTCAAAAGTTTGCCATTACGTTCGATTTGAACACCAACGATAGCCTTTGTTGCTGGATCTTGAATCAAGTGTTTAGCGGGTGTTTGATACAAGACATCAATTTTGTCAGCACGGTCTAAAACTTGTTGACGGAGATTTTTCCAAAGAGCAGAGTCAGCGACACCTTCATGGACAGCGACTAATTCGTGAGTAGCTTGACCACGGAATTCTGGGTATTCGTGAGCCATAAAGTGCAAAGCCTTAGATACTGGTGATTCTGGGTGTTTGCCCATGATAAATGGTTTAACACCGAGATAATTTTCTAGGTAATTAGGGATGTCATAGAGTCCTTTGACGAAAGTTTCCATCAAATCCTTGTCATATGACAATGGGAAAGCTAAATCTTCGTAATATTTACGTAAATCATCTAAATTGTCACCTGATGAAATAACTTGACCAGCATAGCGAGTATTGCCACCCTCATGACCCTCTGGAGCTGAGTCAGTAATCAAAACTTTGGCGTTGTTGTCAGCCGCAAATCTAGCAGCACTGGCACCAGCACCACCGAATCCTAAAACGATAACGTCATAAGTTGCGTTCCAATTTAATTTTGAATCCTCAAACATTTCATTCACTCCAATTCCTCTAAATGTTAGGATTAATATAACTCTATTTATGGATATTGTGAATAACTTACCTTTGTCGTAAACGACACAAAAGACTATGATAGAGGGTGTTCACTATCGTAAATTATTTTTTTATGAATTGAGGAAAGTTCAATGGGGCTAATTAACAAGAGCTATTATGCATTGGGAACAGTGATCAACTTGTCAGTGGCAGAACCTAGTGGTGTGGCTGATTTAGAGGCTGGTTACAAGTTGATTCAAAACTTTGAAGATAAGTTGACCGTCAATCGTAACGAGTCAGAAGTCATGTCGATCAATCACAATGCCGGTATCAAGCCAGTTCAGGTGCCAGAAGATACGTATGATTTAATCAAACGAGCTGTTTTAGTCAGTCGCAAACATCTAGGCTTTAATGTAGCAATCGGACCTTTAGTCAAATTGTGGAAAATTGGTTTTAAGGGTGCCAACAAGCCTTGTGACAAAGATATCAAGCAACGCTTACAAATTATCGACCCTGAAAAAATAATCCTCGACGACGCCAATATGAGCGTATTTTTGCAAGAAAAAGGTATGGAGATCGACCTTGGTGGTATTGCCAAAGGTTATATTGCTGACGAGATCAAAAAGCTTTGGCAAAAACGTGGTGTTCAGACGGGAATTATTGATTTGGGTGGTAATGTTTTGTTAGTCGGCGACAGTTTGCATGAGGACAAGTTATGGAATATCGGTATTCAAAATCCCATTAAGCCGCGAGATGTCTCCTTAGGTGTCGTGCATATTCCTGAAAAATCAATTGGTACGTCTGGTATTTATGAACGCAAGTTAGTAATTGATGGTCATGAATATCACCACATGTTTGATTCAAAAACTGGCTATCCAATCAAAAATAACCTTGCTAGTGTGACAATTATTAGTGACAAGTCGATTGACGGTGAAATTTGGTCAACGATTGGCTTTTATCAAGGTATAAAACGTGGTATGGCTTTGATTGAAGCACAAAAGGGAATTGAAGCTGTCTTTATTACGAAGGACTTAGAGACCTTTGTTACTAGCGGATTGAAAGATAT comes from Companilactobacillus pabuli and encodes:
- a CDS encoding FAD:protein FMN transferase — its product is MGLINKSYYALGTVINLSVAEPSGVADLEAGYKLIQNFEDKLTVNRNESEVMSINHNAGIKPVQVPEDTYDLIKRAVLVSRKHLGFNVAIGPLVKLWKIGFKGANKPCDKDIKQRLQIIDPEKIILDDANMSVFLQEKGMEIDLGGIAKGYIADEIKKLWQKRGVQTGIIDLGGNVLLVGDSLHEDKLWNIGIQNPIKPRDVSLGVVHIPEKSIGTSGIYERKLVIDGHEYHHMFDSKTGYPIKNNLASVTIISDKSIDGEIWSTIGFYQGIKRGMALIEAQKGIEAVFITKDLETFVTSGLKDIFKKI
- a CDS encoding FAD-binding protein; the encoded protein is MFEDSKLNWNATYDVIVLGFGGAGASAARFAADNNAKVLITDSAPEGHEGGNTRYAGQVISSGDNLDDLRKYYEDLAFPLSYDKDLMETFVKGLYDIPNYLENYLGVKPFIMGKHPESPVSKALHFMAHEYPEFRGQATHELVAVHEGVADSALWKNLRQQVLDRADKIDVLYQTPAKHLIQDPATKAIVGVQIERNGKLLNVKANNGVVMATGGFENNPEMVENYLGETSLNPIGSLYNKGIGVTMASEVGAKLYNMNNYESYGIFHGLTPKPAKGQRSQFLPFDWPAFHQGSLIVVGDDGTRYFDENEIHRHGHIQDHGNWRVPLAQRHPYVVFDQKKYDELKNDKNAPYPEFLESVVKADDLNSLAEVMNVDADKLASTIKDFNHFAEIKRDYAFDRDADTLTAFDDGPYYCLAMVQGLLNTQGGPVHNSNAEVVDVNDEIIPHLYACGELGSLMGRQYNGGSNLAENLIFGKIAGENAAKEKDVESVKVDANTSASVHEEGLGSDVGEEHYETNDNQYIGKSTAGMGNEIVVRVTANSKDDIQDIEVLKQSESDDYGLKAVKELPKEIVEKNSVDVDTISGASASSKAIKEAVSDALKQIK